Proteins encoded in a region of the Triplophysa dalaica isolate WHDGS20190420 chromosome 10, ASM1584641v1, whole genome shotgun sequence genome:
- the LOC130429676 gene encoding coagulation factor XIII B chain-like isoform X2, which translates to MEIYPIIICLILGLNALGSSNAAEITCELKEIKYGIQAIKPEGKTFFRAGETVQIICSERFRIFWTKESTQTFKCQNDGQWDNNPTCEEIRCVIPRDSRLYSASYYFYGNMKLDVTRSYRCLSEYRQMAAEATCTRDGWKPDPLCADNTCEAPNIPNAQIVSRKRTNYDVNTRIQYKCHPGFEPERLIEITCNSAGTWINKQNCVEKEGSCTTPILENGYIDRDPSTEDTIFYSCNTGYKPLTGKWWGAATCINGRWSNEPRCILDEEGCVSPPKVENAVIISKPQEWYSYGSHVIYRCQTHFTIKGNSRVSCHKTAWDEAPKCEERSPTVCLKPLLTVNNCKLIDETQDERKYSHGDTIRYECDDGYESMDETIAKCDGQTWIYPECIRKAQCTKPTKNLQYVTLLDEKNLFNNFETLRYKCNKPYDKIPGGTLTCRDEKWIGTIGCTSSICPPPPEIENGDFITKDMTGEVIMEVTYSCQSYYVLNEQRKHYRCRDGRWETPPKCLKPCKLTDEIYTDYNIQPIRVNYVKHSDREISFKCNEGWNSGDWKRSDYVKGTCSDGKINIHKKCHTENWTG; encoded by the exons ATGGAGATATATCCAATAATCATCTGTTTGATTTTAGGTTTAAATGCACTTGGATCCTCAAACGCTGCAG AAATAACCTGTGAACTCAAGGAAATAAAATATGGAATACAAGCAATTAAACCCGAGGGAAAAACTTTCTTTCGAGCTGGAGAAACTGTGCAAATTATCTGCTCTGAAAGATTCAGGATATTCTGGACAAAAGaaagcacacaaacatttaaatgtcagaATGATGGGCAATGGGACAACAATCCTACTTGTGAGG AGATTAGATGTGTAATTCCACGTGACAGTCGTCTTTATTCTGCAAGTTACTATTTCTACGGCAATATGAAATTGGATGTGACAAGATCTTACAGGTGTTTGTCTGAATATCGTCAAATGGCAGCCGAGGCCACATGTACAAGAGATGGTTGGAAACCAGATCCACTGTGTGCTG ACAATACCTGTGAAGCACCAAACATCCCAAATGCACAGATTGTGAGTCGTAAACGCACTAACTACGATGTCAATACAagaatacaatacaaatgtCATCCAGGATTTGAACCCGAGCGACTCATAGAAATCACCTGTAATTCTGCAGGCACATGGATAAACAAACAGAACTGCGTTG AAAAGGAAGGTTCTTGCACAACACCAATCTTGGAAAATGGGTACATAGACAGAGATCCCTCTACAGAGGACACTATCTTTTATTCATGCAACACGGGTTATAAACCATTAACTGGGAAATGGTGGGGAGCAGCAACATGCATCAATGGCCGTTGGTCAAATGAGCCGAGATGTATCC TGGATGAAGAGGGTTGCGTCAGTCCTCCAAAAGTTGAAAACGCAGTCATCATCTCTAAACCTCAAGAATGGTATTCATATGGATCCCATGTAATCTACAGATgtcaaacacatttcacaataaAGGGGAATAGCAGAGTTTCTTGCCACAAAACAGCTTGGGACGAAGCACCAAAGTGTGAAG agAGATCACCAACTGTTTGTTTAAAGCCTCTTCTGACGGTAAACAATTGCAAACTTATTGATGAAACACAAGATGAGAGGAAATATTCTCATGGAGACACAATACGCTATGAGTGTGATGATGGCTATGAATCTATGGACGAGACCATCGCTAAGTGTGATGGACAAACTTGgatttacccagaatgcattc GAAAAGCTCAGTGTACCAAACCGACAAAGAACTTGCAGTATGTGACCCTGTTAGATGAGAAAAATCTATTCAACAACTTTGAAACTTTGAGATACAAGTGCAATAAACCATATGACAAAATTCCAGGAGGAACTTTGACTTGTAGAGATGAAAAATGGATTGGAACGATTGGCTGCACAA GCAGCATTTGTCCTCCACCACCTGAAATTGAAAATGGAGATTTTATCACTAAGGATATGACCGGTGAGGTCATCATGGAGGTAACATACTCTTGCCAATCTTACTATGTGCTgaatgaacagagaaaacattaCAGGTGTAGAGATGGGAGATGGGAAACCCCTCCAAAATGTCTGA AGCCATGCAAACTTACAGATGAGATTTATACTGATTACAATATACAACCCATCAGAGTTAACTACGTGAAGCACAGTGATCGAgagatttcatttaaatgtaatgaggGATGGAATTCTGGAGATTGGAAAAGATCAGATTATGTGAAGGGAACATGCTCTGATGGGaagataaatatacataaaaaat GTCATACAGAAAATTGGACAGGCTAA
- the LOC130429676 gene encoding complement factor H-like isoform X1: protein MEIYPIIICLILGLNALGSSNAAEKTCTVPDIPHGTVELLKVYKKDDTLEYKCDRGYKPRQGTPRCTENGWSLKPECEEITCELKEIKYGIQAIKPEGKTFFRAGETVQIICSERFRIFWTKESTQTFKCQNDGQWDNNPTCEEIRCVIPRDSRLYSASYYFYGNMKLDVTRSYRCLSEYRQMAAEATCTRDGWKPDPLCADNTCEAPNIPNAQIVSRKRTNYDVNTRIQYKCHPGFEPERLIEITCNSAGTWINKQNCVEKEGSCTTPILENGYIDRDPSTEDTIFYSCNTGYKPLTGKWWGAATCINGRWSNEPRCILDEEGCVSPPKVENAVIISKPQEWYSYGSHVIYRCQTHFTIKGNSRVSCHKTAWDEAPKCEERSPTVCLKPLLTVNNCKLIDETQDERKYSHGDTIRYECDDGYESMDETIAKCDGQTWIYPECIRKAQCTKPTKNLQYVTLLDEKNLFNNFETLRYKCNKPYDKIPGGTLTCRDEKWIGTIGCTSSICPPPPEIENGDFITKDMTGEVIMEVTYSCQSYYVLNEQRKHYRCRDGRWETPPKCLKPCKLTDEIYTDYNIQPIRVNYVKHSDREISFKCNEGWNSGDWKRSDYVKGTCSDGKINIHKKCHTENWTG, encoded by the exons ATGGAGATATATCCAATAATCATCTGTTTGATTTTAGGTTTAAATGCACTTGGATCCTCAAACGCTGCAG AGAAAACATGCACAGTACCTGACATACCACATGGGACTGTTGAGTTACTCAAAGTGTACAAGAAAGATGACACGCTAGAATACAAATGTGATAGGGGATACAAACCCAGACAGGGAACACCAAGATGCACAGAGAATGGCTGGAGTCTAAAGCCGGAGTGTGAAG AAATAACCTGTGAACTCAAGGAAATAAAATATGGAATACAAGCAATTAAACCCGAGGGAAAAACTTTCTTTCGAGCTGGAGAAACTGTGCAAATTATCTGCTCTGAAAGATTCAGGATATTCTGGACAAAAGaaagcacacaaacatttaaatgtcagaATGATGGGCAATGGGACAACAATCCTACTTGTGAGG AGATTAGATGTGTAATTCCACGTGACAGTCGTCTTTATTCTGCAAGTTACTATTTCTACGGCAATATGAAATTGGATGTGACAAGATCTTACAGGTGTTTGTCTGAATATCGTCAAATGGCAGCCGAGGCCACATGTACAAGAGATGGTTGGAAACCAGATCCACTGTGTGCTG ACAATACCTGTGAAGCACCAAACATCCCAAATGCACAGATTGTGAGTCGTAAACGCACTAACTACGATGTCAATACAagaatacaatacaaatgtCATCCAGGATTTGAACCCGAGCGACTCATAGAAATCACCTGTAATTCTGCAGGCACATGGATAAACAAACAGAACTGCGTTG AAAAGGAAGGTTCTTGCACAACACCAATCTTGGAAAATGGGTACATAGACAGAGATCCCTCTACAGAGGACACTATCTTTTATTCATGCAACACGGGTTATAAACCATTAACTGGGAAATGGTGGGGAGCAGCAACATGCATCAATGGCCGTTGGTCAAATGAGCCGAGATGTATCC TGGATGAAGAGGGTTGCGTCAGTCCTCCAAAAGTTGAAAACGCAGTCATCATCTCTAAACCTCAAGAATGGTATTCATATGGATCCCATGTAATCTACAGATgtcaaacacatttcacaataaAGGGGAATAGCAGAGTTTCTTGCCACAAAACAGCTTGGGACGAAGCACCAAAGTGTGAAG agAGATCACCAACTGTTTGTTTAAAGCCTCTTCTGACGGTAAACAATTGCAAACTTATTGATGAAACACAAGATGAGAGGAAATATTCTCATGGAGACACAATACGCTATGAGTGTGATGATGGCTATGAATCTATGGACGAGACCATCGCTAAGTGTGATGGACAAACTTGgatttacccagaatgcattc GAAAAGCTCAGTGTACCAAACCGACAAAGAACTTGCAGTATGTGACCCTGTTAGATGAGAAAAATCTATTCAACAACTTTGAAACTTTGAGATACAAGTGCAATAAACCATATGACAAAATTCCAGGAGGAACTTTGACTTGTAGAGATGAAAAATGGATTGGAACGATTGGCTGCACAA GCAGCATTTGTCCTCCACCACCTGAAATTGAAAATGGAGATTTTATCACTAAGGATATGACCGGTGAGGTCATCATGGAGGTAACATACTCTTGCCAATCTTACTATGTGCTgaatgaacagagaaaacattaCAGGTGTAGAGATGGGAGATGGGAAACCCCTCCAAAATGTCTGA AGCCATGCAAACTTACAGATGAGATTTATACTGATTACAATATACAACCCATCAGAGTTAACTACGTGAAGCACAGTGATCGAgagatttcatttaaatgtaatgaggGATGGAATTCTGGAGATTGGAAAAGATCAGATTATGTGAAGGGAACATGCTCTGATGGGaagataaatatacataaaaaat GTCATACAGAAAATTGGACAGGCTAA